The Microbacterium limosum genome contains a region encoding:
- a CDS encoding HAD-IIA family hydrolase, which yields MRLFAGARETTPLDGTDAVLADLDGVVYAGHRALPHAVESLVRAADGRRLGYITNNASRTDETVAAQLRELGLPAQKDDVITSPQAAMRLLRDRVPAGSRILVVGGEGLVVEVEKAGFIVTRSADDDPAAVVQGFSPEVGWSQLAEAAYALALPEEEGGIPWIATNTDWTIPQARGVAPGNGTLVSAVHTAVGRLATVAGKPETPIFEEAVARFGAQRALFIGDRLDTDILGAARAGIASVLVLTGIDRPKHVLAAPPGSRPDFILADLRELHEPYPAAKVRGKDGAVTVGTATVRVAGADVQILSAGDRPIDLLRAGARAIWDSGSAIFGLRVPEALYADPFRVR from the coding sequence ATGCGATTGTTCGCCGGCGCCCGAGAGACGACTCCCCTCGACGGCACCGACGCGGTGCTGGCCGACCTCGACGGGGTTGTCTATGCGGGCCACCGCGCCCTGCCGCACGCCGTGGAGTCGCTCGTGCGCGCCGCCGACGGGCGCCGCCTCGGCTACATCACCAACAACGCCTCCCGCACCGACGAGACGGTCGCCGCACAGCTGCGCGAGCTCGGGCTCCCGGCGCAGAAGGACGACGTGATCACGAGCCCGCAGGCGGCGATGCGCCTTCTGCGCGATCGGGTGCCCGCGGGGTCCCGCATCCTCGTCGTCGGAGGCGAGGGGCTCGTGGTCGAGGTGGAGAAGGCCGGGTTCATCGTCACGCGCAGCGCCGACGACGACCCCGCCGCCGTCGTCCAGGGGTTCTCGCCCGAAGTGGGCTGGTCGCAGCTCGCCGAGGCGGCGTACGCGCTGGCGCTTCCGGAGGAGGAGGGCGGCATCCCCTGGATCGCCACGAACACCGACTGGACGATTCCGCAGGCACGCGGCGTGGCCCCCGGCAACGGCACGCTCGTCTCGGCAGTCCACACGGCGGTCGGCCGGTTGGCGACCGTCGCGGGCAAGCCCGAGACCCCGATCTTCGAAGAGGCCGTCGCGCGCTTCGGCGCGCAGAGGGCGCTCTTCATCGGCGACCGCCTCGACACCGACATCCTCGGGGCCGCGCGCGCCGGGATCGCCTCCGTGCTCGTGCTCACCGGCATCGACCGGCCCAAGCATGTGCTCGCGGCTCCTCCGGGGTCGCGCCCCGACTTCATCCTCGCCGACCTGCGAGAGCTGCACGAGCCGTATCCCGCGGCCAAGGTGCGCGGAAAGGACGGGGCGGTGACGGTCGGAACCGCCACGGTGCGTGTCGCGGGGGCCGACGTACAGATCCTGTCGGCGGGTGATCGGCCGATCGACCTGCTTCGCGCCGGCGCACGCGCCATCTGGGACTCCGGCAGCGCGATCTTCGGTCTCCGCGTCCCCGAAGCGCTCTACGCCGACCCGTTCCGCGTCCGCTGA